In the Engystomops pustulosus chromosome 2, aEngPut4.maternal, whole genome shotgun sequence genome, one interval contains:
- the RASL11A gene encoding ras-like protein family member 11A isoform X3, translated as MGKKAMIVRFLTKRFIGDYETNTGNLYSRLVSVEGEHMSVQIQDTPGYVKLDDDVSQVADMLRCVQSAEGFLLVYSITDYRSYEYIRHLHQHIRKIHSDPKTPIIIVANKGDLLHVRQVPPEAGLQLAGDLGCSFVEISTSENCQDVCEVFQHLCKEISKHQSTGNGEKRRGSIIPRPKSPNMQDLKRRFKQALSPKVKTSSAMA; from the exons atggggaagaaag CAATGATTGTCCGATTCCTCACGAAGCGATTTATTGGGGACTATGAGACCAATACTG GAAACCTGTACTCCCGACTTGTGAGCGTAGAAGGAGAGCACATGTCTGTGCAGATCCAGGACACTCCAGGATACGTCAAG CTGGATGATGACGTGTCCCAGGTGGCGGATATGTTGCGTTGCGTGCAGTCAGCAGAAGGCTTCCTCTTGGTCTACTCCATCACCGACTACAGAAGCTACGAGTACATCCGTCACCTTCACCAACACATCCGAAAAATCCATTCTGACCCAAAGACTCCCATCATCATAGTGGCCAATAAAGGGGACCTTCTTCACGTAAGGCAGGTGCCCCCAGAGGCCGGTCTTCAGCTCGCTGGTGACCTGGGCTGCTCTTTTGTGGAAATCTCCACGAGTGAAAACTGTCAGGACGTTTGTGAGGTGTTCCAGCATCTCTGCAAGGAGATCAGCAAGCACCAGTCCACCGGAAATGGAGAGAAGAGGCGAGGCTCCATCATCCCCCGACCAAAGTCACCCAACATGCAAGACCTAAAGCGACGCTTCAAACAGGCACTGTCACCCAAAGTCAAGACCTCATCAGCCATGGCGTAA
- the RASL11A gene encoding ras-like protein family member 11A isoform X1 yields the protein MRLPTMSSNFLLAPIPESADYFTVRDIRMAVMGASSVGKTAMIVRFLTKRFIGDYETNTGNLYSRLVSVEGEHMSVQIQDTPGYVKLDDDVSQVADMLRCVQSAEGFLLVYSITDYRSYEYIRHLHQHIRKIHSDPKTPIIIVANKGDLLHVRQVPPEAGLQLAGDLGCSFVEISTSENCQDVCEVFQHLCKEISKHQSTGNGEKRRGSIIPRPKSPNMQDLKRRFKQALSPKVKTSSAMA from the exons ATGCGTCTTCCGACCATGTCAAGCAACTTTCTACTTGCACCAATTCCGGAGTCTGCGGATTATTTCACCGTCCGGGATATAAGAATGGCTGTGATGGGGGCAAGCAGTGTGGGCAAGACTG CAATGATTGTCCGATTCCTCACGAAGCGATTTATTGGGGACTATGAGACCAATACTG GAAACCTGTACTCCCGACTTGTGAGCGTAGAAGGAGAGCACATGTCTGTGCAGATCCAGGACACTCCAGGATACGTCAAG CTGGATGATGACGTGTCCCAGGTGGCGGATATGTTGCGTTGCGTGCAGTCAGCAGAAGGCTTCCTCTTGGTCTACTCCATCACCGACTACAGAAGCTACGAGTACATCCGTCACCTTCACCAACACATCCGAAAAATCCATTCTGACCCAAAGACTCCCATCATCATAGTGGCCAATAAAGGGGACCTTCTTCACGTAAGGCAGGTGCCCCCAGAGGCCGGTCTTCAGCTCGCTGGTGACCTGGGCTGCTCTTTTGTGGAAATCTCCACGAGTGAAAACTGTCAGGACGTTTGTGAGGTGTTCCAGCATCTCTGCAAGGAGATCAGCAAGCACCAGTCCACCGGAAATGGAGAGAAGAGGCGAGGCTCCATCATCCCCCGACCAAAGTCACCCAACATGCAAGACCTAAAGCGACGCTTCAAACAGGCACTGTCACCCAAAGTCAAGACCTCATCAGCCATGGCGTAA
- the RASL11A gene encoding ras-like protein family member 11A isoform X2, with product MIVRFLTKRFIGDYETNTGNLYSRLVSVEGEHMSVQIQDTPGYVKLDDDVSQVADMLRCVQSAEGFLLVYSITDYRSYEYIRHLHQHIRKIHSDPKTPIIIVANKGDLLHVRQVPPEAGLQLAGDLGCSFVEISTSENCQDVCEVFQHLCKEISKHQSTGNGEKRRGSIIPRPKSPNMQDLKRRFKQALSPKVKTSSAMA from the exons ATGATTGTCCGATTCCTCACGAAGCGATTTATTGGGGACTATGAGACCAATACTG GAAACCTGTACTCCCGACTTGTGAGCGTAGAAGGAGAGCACATGTCTGTGCAGATCCAGGACACTCCAGGATACGTCAAG CTGGATGATGACGTGTCCCAGGTGGCGGATATGTTGCGTTGCGTGCAGTCAGCAGAAGGCTTCCTCTTGGTCTACTCCATCACCGACTACAGAAGCTACGAGTACATCCGTCACCTTCACCAACACATCCGAAAAATCCATTCTGACCCAAAGACTCCCATCATCATAGTGGCCAATAAAGGGGACCTTCTTCACGTAAGGCAGGTGCCCCCAGAGGCCGGTCTTCAGCTCGCTGGTGACCTGGGCTGCTCTTTTGTGGAAATCTCCACGAGTGAAAACTGTCAGGACGTTTGTGAGGTGTTCCAGCATCTCTGCAAGGAGATCAGCAAGCACCAGTCCACCGGAAATGGAGAGAAGAGGCGAGGCTCCATCATCCCCCGACCAAAGTCACCCAACATGCAAGACCTAAAGCGACGCTTCAAACAGGCACTGTCACCCAAAGTCAAGACCTCATCAGCCATGGCGTAA